The genomic DNA CAAAAAGGAATTGGGAGCTCCAATGGCATTCCCAACATTATACATTTGGAAGGGAAGATGTGAAGCTAAGTATACGGGGGAAACAGTCAATTCCAGTTCAGTGCTATGCAGGCCATCGAAAGCTTTCTCGGAACCAAATCGAGCAAAACCGAACTAATCAAACAAAAATGTTTTTAATCCTTCCatgtcaaaataaaaatcgaaCTGAACTTTGATTCAACATAATTCATTAAACAAGTGCAAGGCATACTCAAAGGTTCATCATTGAGCTGGCTGGactaataattaattcatgatttctttttttcttttcaagcaTCTAATGCATCGTCAAGGAATTAATCAAATCTGTACCTCAAACAACCGAACAATCCTTGAGACCAAAGGTCTGCAAAATTCTGACCATCATCGTCCAAAGTTGATAGCAACTCAACTTTCCACATGATGACTTCATTCAAGAAGAGGGTCGCATGACATCGAACCATATCCATACTTGAAGGTGCAACACCGTCGTTCATTCCCATTCTAACTAAGAGTAGATTCCTTTGATTTACACCCAAGACCCAGTATTGACTACTATCTACACATGACGAACTGAACTAAGCCATTAGGTGATCTACCAAATGTTACAGAATGATTCACGTCAAACCTTGAAACTGTTCAATATCAGCGTTGATGATTTCAGCCTTGCAAGTCGTTTTATAGTGGCCTGTTTGGTTACACCGGCTACAGTGTACTGTGTGTTTCTCCCGATTTAAGTCCTCTACACATAACCGCTTCTTCTCGGGTCGTCCGGGTGGTCTTCGAGACTTGGGTGGTCTGACCAGTATGTTCTCATCGTCAACAGGTCCATCCCTTGGTTTTCCAGACTGAATTCTTCCTGAAATTGGGTGTATCTCTTCCGCGTAGGCCTCCCGGTAACTAGCAGCCGTAAAGCACTTCTCTGTGAAAGCGTAGACATCCTTCCCGCAAGATGTTATGGCAGCAACAGCATGCGAGCATGGGATACCAAAGAGTTGCCAGTCACGACAGGAACAGGAGCGACTATCAATGTTGACAATGTTCGATCTTTCATGTGACAAAACTTCGAACTCCACCTCATCAGATCTTAGGACTTGATAAGTAGAAGCATGAGCTATCGCCTCTAACATTCTCTTCTCTGCTGATGGGGCGAGAATGGAGAACCAAGAGTTACTTTTCAAGCGCCGATCCTGAAATTCCTCCATTAGTTTGTGGTGGATCTGCTCAATCACTTGAATGATTGGCAATTCCCGAGCCTTGAGGATCCATTTATTGAACTCCTCAATGTTCGAATACATTTGACCAAACCTTTTCCCTTCGAAATAGACTAGTGCCCAGCTAGAAGGAGGATATTGTTGCAGCCATTTGAAAGCTTCGGAGGAAACCTCCTCTATCTCAGCCATCTTCTCCTTAAAACCTACTGTCGTGGTAGCATATGCGGCTTTATGGAGAAAATGCGCTAGCCTTGGGTTCTTAAACTCTCTGGCAAGGGTTTCACTCAGATACCGCAAACAGAATGCATGGGATGACTTTGGAAATTTTCTTCTCGCTGCTTCACAGATCCCCTTTTGCCTGTcagataaaaatataattggaGGAATATTTCTGGTATTCACTTCAAAAGATTTACGTATCTCAGACAAAAACCACCACCAACTCTCATCATTCTCTTCATCAACAATACCAAAAGCTAAGGGAAACAACCCACCATCAGGATCAAATGAAGTCGCCAAGAGCAATGTGCCAAGATATTTGCTTTTAAGGGGGATTGCTCCAAGCCCGATAATGGGCAAACACCCATTTAAGAAACCATAAATCGATGCATAGAATGACACGAACAGTCTTTCGAACCGATTCTCTGGAGGACTGCTTGTAAAAACTTCTGCAACACTTCCAGGATTGGCGCTCCTTATATGCTGACAGTCAGCTGGAAGCCAGCAATAACCTTCTTCAAAAGAGCCATAAATTGCCGCGAGCCCCCTCTCTTTCGCACGCCAAGCCTGTTTATACGGTATAGTGATCCCATAGTGCTTATGTATATCATGCAAAATATCTTTGGGCTTGTAGTTAATGTTGCTCCTTAAGCGTTCCTCTATAAAGCTAACGATCCAATCCACAGAAGCCTGGTGGTGCCCGTTCTGTGCATTTCTTTCGCAAGTATGGGTTCCTTCAAGGCTTCTTATCGTGAAGGTCGGTGCATTGGGAACCTTCACGGCTCGGATCCGCCATGGACAACCTTCTGACGCACACTTTGCAAAATATCGGACCAGATCACTTTTTATTATACGGAGCTCAAAGTGTTGTGCAATAGCAGCTTCTTTAATTGCATTTCTAAAGGCCTTCACATCGGGGAACTCTTGACCGACAACAAAGTTGTGGTCAGCCATAAAGTCAGCCAAGAATATTCATGAGTTCGCATCCAAAGGGAAACAAGCAGAAGCATGAGATTCCCTTCCTTAAGAAGGAGTGAGCGCTACCAACCGAAACCCATATCAAGGAACAACTGTAAGCAGGCTACCAAACTTGCAACAGCAAATTCGAAGAATGACGGCTTGGAAGATAAGAGCTGCATGAAGCAAAAAGAAGGCTCAGATCGCCAGTTGAAGGGCATAACATCCTTTCCGTATATGATGTTATCTAGTTTAGCCAAAAATCTAAATTCATGTTAATTTGGGCATCTCGATGCAACTTTTAGAGATCGGAAGGCTCGCATTCACACGTGCTGCAGAAGTTTTCAGCCATTTAATTCTTTCCAATCCAagcaaaattagaaaatatacaCTGAGGGATCGATAACAGCACATTATGACACATTTGATGTCAGTTACTGACGAGACTAATCGTAGGGCGACAAGCTTATAATGCAAAGCAGGTTTCCAGCAGACGTCCGAATTTAGGAAGCATCCAACAGATTTATCCAAGGGTTCCAGTTTATATTCAATAATCATTTCAAGGCTCCCCTGTGGCACCGAACCTCATTATCGAGCTTTTCCGTCGCCTAATTTAACAATTGGCTGCTAGAACCGAAACAAAGACGCATTTCTAAGAACTAAAAACTTCTCCCATCCAGTACAGAAATGAAAAGATGATCTACTTCATTGCAGAGCAAAGCAGGCACATTCAAGAAGAGCACATATACAAGCACCTGAACAGACAGAGAGCTGTGCGCAGgaacatgcaataaatgaAACAACTGATACCAAAAGCCGAGGCATTCAGGGCTGTCCATGAAAGTAACCAGAAGAAAACAGAAATTCAAGCTCGGAAACAAGACTCGTCGGAGCTGCGATTACCTAAAGAAGATGAAATTGGCGAGCCACTGTGCTAcgaagagttgacagagaGAGCTCTGCGGTAATGCTGGGTGATTGGTAGAGAGAGCAGAGACGGAGATGAAGACTCAGATAGATGAACTTTCAttgagggaagattagggtcgATTCGGTCATATTCCAAGGTTTCCTTAACCCTTTGCTGGCGGGTTTGGTAATTAACTCTCCCGataagggtattttggtcattatGGGGGCAAAGAGTGGGGGTACTTAGGTACTTTACCTTTCAATTCGATTCTCAAGTCTCCACCGCTTCTGTGGCTTAGCGCGACGCGATCATCTTTTCAAGCCAAACAGGATTCAATCATATGTATCCATCTAGACGTACGTACGTGCAAATATCTAATTGATCCATTCATTTTTATTCCTCGAGTGAGTAATTGATCCATCCGTTAAAAATCAGATCATACGTTAAAACTTGGCTTGGGTTCCAATGAGTGTCCGCAATCTGTTTGTTCTTGGACGAGTGGTCATTGCTTGTACGTATGGTTGATTGAAATGGGAAAATCAAcacttatttaaaaaaaaaaaagggaaaaaaactaAGAAGCCAAGGCCTATGATGTCTATAAAACCTTAGATCATATGCTGCAcatatttttctcatcttATTATAGCTCTCCCAACATATCTTTCCTCACCCTTTTGTTAAGTGAAGAAGAAATTGCACGTCTGTAACTTTCTCCCCTTCTTGATTTCATCTTCGACGATTCAGTTAACCGGAGGGGCTCTGTGGTACGCCAGAGCTGTCACCGGGAAAAACATCTGCCGGACTCCTTCGTCCCTTATTAGAGGGAATATGATACCGCAAGCACCACCAAAACGACACACATACATCGAAGCTTTGAGGCTCGAACCAATGCTGGGAGTCGCTAATTTCATGGAAACCGACCATAGACTATGTAGCAAGTGAGTTGCTCATAGTGATCAGCCTGGCGCCAATCCACATGCGTCTTGGTGAAGGGAACGGGATCATCAATCACCCAACGCCGTAAATGGCTGCTGCGAAGAAATGGCAGAACAAGCGCCTTGGGCAGGGGTTCAGGCCCGAGATGTGGAAGCAGGCCCGCTCGAACACATGACATAGTTGAAGCACGCATCGCGCAGTTCCTTTTTCACAGGGTCGGGGGATGAGCAGAGGACCTTGTAGAGGGCTCCCGCTAGCGTGTTGATTGTCGATGCCCCTGGCTGCAAATGCAAAAGTGCATCATTTCGAAGAGCCACCAAACCTGCCTTGTGGTGATTTAGCCATTGAAAAGGCGGTTTGAGGTGGAGGAGTAGGAGACTATGCTGCTCACATTGCGGAGAGTGTAGAGCGGCTCGAGATATCTGCAAAGGGCCGGAGAGTCATTGGGATCGTTGAGCAGACGGAGGAGATCCCTTAGCACGATGACATCAGACAGAGCTACGGTTATTCCTGCTCCGGTAAGAGGATGTCTCATGTTCAAGGCATCTCAAATGAGGAGTGCTTCTGGAGTTGGTTGAGGAATGGCGGGCATGCTCCCATTCAGCATTGATCTAATGTAGCCCTTCTCGACCGCAGCAATGAAGGAAAGGAAGATTTCCGGTGGGATCTAAAAACCATCGCCAATTCCTCCTCTGATCAGTCTAACAATTCCATCTCCTTTTTTCTTATGCTATCAAGTTTTCATtttctgtaaaaaaaaatagagagaattTGCTATAATGTCACACACTCTAAATGGTGTGAATGTGCTCTTATTTGCAGTAGATGGAATATAACAATTGTGGAAATATATCAAAAGATTACACAATTATCATaaacattaaatatttttcgataTCCCTAATTGATTTTCTCCATATCATATCTCTTGAATGTCTCCCTAATATTCTGAAAATTCATGTAAAACTGTTTCTCGACGGCAAAGGGCTCGAAAGCTAGGGATGCTTGTTTGAATATGTTATTACCTCAGAAGCCACGACTGACTTCAGATAATGAGACATTTCTCCATTAGCAGCAGAAGGCAACTTCTGACCAGGGATGTCGACCAAGCACCGAACCTCATTGCTGCTGATGGGATAGGACAGGATGGGGGAGGGATCCGCCAATATCACGTGCCCATGGTTCGGGAACGGGAGACTGCAGTTCTCCAAGGTCAATCCCACGAAATGAGAAGGAATATCAACCTGCGTAAGAACAACAAGTTCTCTCTTGTTTTTAGACTCGAACAAGGTTGTAGAGAGATCtttatctttatcttttttccaAACCAAATTGAGAGATAAGAAATCACCTTGGGCTTGCAGAGAGATCGGCGGAGATTCGAGAAACATCCGTCACACACGATGGTCAATGGAGCATAAACTTTCGGCTC from Punica granatum isolate Tunisia-2019 chromosome 2, ASM765513v2, whole genome shotgun sequence includes the following:
- the LOC116196530 gene encoding uncharacterized protein LOC116196530 isoform X2 — its product is MADHNFVVGQEFPDVKAFRNAIKEAAIAQHFELRIIKSDLVRYFAKCASEGCPWRIRAVKVPNAPTFTIRSLEGTHTCERNAQNGHHQASVDWIVSFIEERLRSNINYKPKDILHDIHKHYGITIPYKQAWRAKERGLAAIYGSFEEGYCWLPADCQHIRSANPGSVAEVFTSSPPENRFERLFVSFYASIYGFLNGCLPIIGLGAIPLKSKYLGTLLLATSFDPDGKRGSVKQREENFQSHPMHSVCGI
- the LOC116196530 gene encoding uncharacterized protein LOC116196530 isoform X1; the encoded protein is MAEIEEVSSEAFKWLQQYPPSSWALVYFEGKRFGQMYSNIEEFNKWILKARELPIIQVIEQIHHKLMEEFQDRRLKSNSWFSILAPSAEKRMLEAIAHASTYQVLRSDEVEFEVLSHERSNIVNIDSRSCSCRDWQLFGIPCSHAVAAITSCGKDVYAFTEKCFTAASYREAYAEEIHPISGRIQSGKPRDGPVDDENILVRPPKSRRPPGRPEKKRLCVEDLNREKHTVHCSRCNQTGHYKTTCKAEIINADIEQFQGLT